A genomic segment from Sparus aurata chromosome 20, fSpaAur1.1, whole genome shotgun sequence encodes:
- the LOC115571364 gene encoding stonustoxin subunit alpha-like, translated as MASEKKASPFAGKPFTPGEIYDVKKEELTKIAEDLTMDPDTVNNQLTLSQGNKKATNGAWQKYPPRPERFVVHPEVFAKESLKGIHYWEVEWSDTPKESVYVGVAYGSIDRKSGGSCTEFGNNSKSWVFGQTAEPTSEPRLRAYYNGKVWEGPFPSGGCKVVGVLLDWHSSTLSFYKISGTERVALYRFQTKFTEPVYPCFWVGKSGNYVDLRPVS; from the exons ATGGCCTCAGAGAAGAAGGCATCACCTTTTGCAGGTAAACCTTTCACCCCAGGAGAGATCTATGATGTGAAGAAAGAGGAACTCACCAAAA TTGCTGAGGACCTCACCATGGACCCAGACACTGTCAACAACCAGCTCACGCTGTCTCAGGGAAACAAGAAGGCAACAAATGGAGCATGGCAGAAATATCCTCCACGCCCAGAGAGATTCGTTGTACATCCTGAAGTGTTTGCCAAAGAATCTTTGAAAGGGATCCATTACTGGGAGGTAGAATGGAGTGATACTCCTAAAGAATCTGTGTATGTAGGTGTTGCATATGGTAGCATTGACAGGAAATCAGGGGGATCGTGCACTGAGTTTGGAAATAACTCCAAGTCGTGGGTTTTTGGCCAAACTGCTGAACCTACTTCAGAGCCCAGACTGAGGGCATATTACAATGGCAAAGTGTGGGAAGGTCCTTTTCCCTCTGGTGGCTGCAAGGTAGTTGGGGTGCTTCTTGACTGGCATAGtagcactctgtccttctacaaaATCTCAGGGACCGAAAGGGTTGCCCTCTATCGCTTTCAAACCAAATTCACTGAGCCTGTGTATCCATGCTTCTGGGTTGGAAAAAGTGGCAATTATGTGGACTTGCGTCCAGTCAGCTAA
- the LOC115570826 gene encoding neoverrucotoxin subunit alpha-like, with product MSSEVMNIAALGRPFTLGMLYDARRDELIPGLTLWDQKTLKEKTVETSQETSNFEVSASDSIESKSSLLDIEASLKVSFLCGLIEVGGSAKYLNDTKKFKNQSRVTCRYNATTHFNQLSVTQRETMNTQQIDVIKKGTATHVVTGILYGADAFFVFDSEKLEDSSVQNIQGHMEAVINKIPKFDVEGKADIKLTDDEKKVTNKFSCKFYGDFILQSNPATFVEAVKTYVELPKLLGENGEKTVPLKVWMTPLKVFDTTAAELKNVISVGLVWKVQDALEDLREIQMRCNDSLDDTVVQNLPQIQEELNKFQNCCNLYISNLQTNMAKELPSIREGKEDESSVKKLLDDRNKSPFSHETLDEWLDHKEREINVIRSCVEMMEGTTIVHNQSELDREVLAAGVDEALCFVFTSLQSADPVLDEMDKHLNLVKESTNKVPWYYSDEVLTKMREKAKSFQEFAKSLKSNSRFCFLVAAITNEKYTGATIYHYRNGILRTEDFSKPNIPDVETVTDRRDLLWYACDLTLDPDTAHNHLILSEGNKKATDVLEQQSYPDLPQRFGYYNQVLCREELTGRCYWEVEWESSKVNVTVGVCYRGMSRKGKSDQSRIAGNKLCWCLGYVQIPGPEVLTAEHDNQNHELPVPSPFPRLGVYLDWSAGTLSYYKVSSDTLSHIYTFHTKFTEPVYPGFGIWGRSSMSLCL from the exons ATGTCCTCAGAAGTCATGAACATCGCTGCCCTGGGTCGACCTTTCACCCTAGGAATGCTCTATGATGCTCGCAGAGATGAACTGATCCCAG GTTTGACATTGTGGGATCAAAAAACTCTGAAAGAGAAAACAGTTGAAACATCTCAAGAAACCAGTAACTTTGAAGTCTCTGCATCTGACTCCATTGAATCCAAGTCCTCTCTGTTGGACATTGAAGCTTCTCTGAAGGTCAGTTTCCTGTGCGGGCTGATTGAAGTTGGAGGATCTGCCAAGTATCTGAACGATACGAAGAAATTCaagaatcagagcagagtgacgTGTCGGTACAACGCTACCACACACTTCAATCAGTTGTCAGTGACTCAACGTGAAACCATGAACACCCAACAGATAGATGTCATCAAGAAGGGCACAGCAACACATGTAGTCACAGGAATCCTTTATGGGGCAgatgctttctttgtgtttgacagtgaGAAGTTAGAAGACAGCAGCGTTCAGAACATCCAGGGCCACATGGAGGCTGTGATCAACAAGATCCCCAAATTTGATGTTGAGGGTAAAGCTGACATCAAGCTgactgatgatgaaaaaaaggtGACCAACAAATTCTCCTGCAAATTCTACGGAGACTTCATTCTTCAAAGCAACCCTGCAACATTTGTAGAGGCAGTGAAGACCTATGTAGAGCTTCCAAAGCTGCTGGGAGAAAATGGAGAGAAGACTGTTCCTCTGAAGGTCTGGATGACGCCTCTGAAGGTCTTTGACACGACTGCAGCTGAGCTGAAGAATGTGATCAGTGTTGGATTAGTGTGGAAGGTGCAGGATGCTCTCGAAGATTTAAGAGAAATACAAATGAGATGCAACGATTCTCTGGACGACACAGTGGTACAGAATCTTCCACAGATCCAAGAAGAGTTAAACAAGTTCCAAAACTGTTGTAATCTTTACATATCTAACCTCCAGACAAACATGGCGAAGGAACTTCCCTCCATCCGTGAAGGTAAAGAAGACGAGAGCTCAGTAAAGAAACTCCTTGATGACAGAAACAAGTCAccattcagtcatgaaacaCTAGACGAGTGGCTGGatcataaagagagagaaatcaacGTCATCAGGTCCTGTGTGGAAATGATGGAGGGAACAACGATCGTCCATAATCAGTCAGAGCTGGACAGAGAGGTTCTTGCTGCAGGTGTTGATGAAGCTCTGTGCTTCGTCTTCACCTCCCTGCAGAGTGCTGACCCCGTCCTGGATGAGATGGACAAACACCTGAATTTAGTTAAAGAAAGTACCAATAAAGTCCCATGGTACTACTCAGATGAAGTTTTAaccaaaatgagagaaaaagccAAATCTTTCCAAGAATTTGCCAAATCCTTGAAGAGCAACAGCAGATTCTGTTTCCTGGTAGCTGCCATCACAAATGAGAAATACACCGGAGCAACCATCTACCACTACAGGAACGGCATTCTGCGCACTGAGGATTTCTCAAAGCCGAACATCCCTGATGTGGAGACTGTCACAGACAGAAGAGATTTACTCTGGt ACGCCTGTGATCTCACTCTGGACCCAGACACAGCACACAACCATCTCATTCTGTCTGAGGGAAACAAGAAGGCGACAGATGTACTAGAACAACAGTCGTATCCTGACCTCCCACAGAGATTTGGTTATTATAATCAGGTTCTGTGCAGAGAGGAGCTGACTGGGCGCTgctactgggaggtggagtgggaaAGTTCTAAGGTCAATGTTACTGTAGGAGTTTGCTACAGAGGGATGTCAAGGAAAGGAAAGAGTGACCAGTCTAGGATTGCAGGGAATAAACTGTGCTGGTGTTTAGGATACGTCCAGATCCCAGGTCCAGAAGTTCTCACTGCAGAACATGATAATCAGAACCATGAGTTACCTGTTCCTTCTCCCTTCCCCCGTCTGGGAGTGTATCTGGACTGgtctgctggcactctgtcttACTATAAGGTCTCATCTGACACTCTGAGCCACATCTACACCTTCCACACCAAGTTCACTGAGCCTGTTTACCCAGGCTTTGGGATTTGGGGGAGATCCAgcatgtctctgtgtctgtaa